In Alphaproteobacteria bacterium, one DNA window encodes the following:
- a CDS encoding GNAT family N-acetyltransferase: MFDSVRLLDQRDAQTVERFLAPHSAKAYYLRANALNSGLVNEGRISQGDYVGAFQGDDLVGVQALFNGHSALWVFATDPACIEGMSAVLKEHWRLSPRPIRRIMGLRDLAWASCKAWGITPDLLHQPNPEWLFQLDLAQMKDPPGFAEDKRVLRLSQDQDEELLIGWRVAYYIEALCESPQDPSLRDHAKKEFERHVGKNWYVLESEGQAVSMGGVHRALPDMVFIGPMWTPPELRNRGHARSLLAKALRLAESQGVREAALFAERPDAIACYEKLGFRKTADWLMASPILPILPEHLEGSKPCTP, encoded by the coding sequence ATGTTTGATTCCGTTCGTTTATTAGATCAGCGCGATGCCCAGACGGTCGAGCGGTTTTTGGCACCGCATTCGGCTAAGGCCTATTATTTGCGTGCCAATGCGTTGAATAGCGGCCTTGTGAATGAGGGCAGGATCAGCCAGGGCGATTATGTGGGAGCGTTCCAGGGGGACGATCTGGTCGGCGTGCAGGCGTTATTTAACGGTCATAGCGCGTTATGGGTATTCGCCACCGACCCGGCATGCATCGAGGGGATGAGCGCGGTTCTAAAGGAACATTGGAGGCTTTCGCCGCGTCCCATTCGGCGCATTATGGGATTGCGCGATTTGGCCTGGGCAAGCTGCAAGGCTTGGGGCATCACGCCCGATTTGCTGCATCAGCCCAATCCGGAATGGCTGTTCCAGCTTGATCTGGCGCAGATGAAAGACCCGCCGGGCTTTGCTGAAGACAAAAGAGTGCTGCGTCTGTCGCAAGATCAAGACGAAGAGCTGCTGATAGGCTGGCGCGTGGCCTATTACATCGAGGCCTTATGCGAATCGCCGCAAGATCCCAGTTTGAGGGATCATGCCAAAAAAGAGTTCGAAAGACATGTGGGAAAGAACTGGTATGTGCTCGAAAGCGAAGGCCAGGCCGTGAGCATGGGCGGCGTGCATCGTGCATTGCCGGATATGGTGTTCATCGGGCCGATGTGGACCCCGCCCGAATTACGCAATCGCGGCCATGCCCGCAGCTTACTGGCCAAGGCTTTGCGTTTGGCCGAATCGCAAGGCGTGCGGGAAGCGGCGTTGTTCGCCGAAAGGCCGGATGCGATTGCCTGTTATGAGAAATTGGGCTTTCGCAAAACCGCCGATTGGTTGATGGCATCACCCATACTGCCTATCTTGCCCGAGCATTTGGAAGGATCAAAGCCATGCACACCATAG
- a CDS encoding ATP-binding cassette domain-containing protein — translation MHTIDVRELRKAFAAPKKKGGTEMVAVDGLSFAISPGEKVAFIGPNGAGKSTTLKMLCGILHPSSGEALVAGFVPWKQTRALAHKLGIVFGQRSQLWPSLPVRDSFDMLAAIYSLEGSIARQRRDRLVDIFGIVDLLGQTARSLSLGQRMRCDIVASLLHGPDILFLDEPTIGLDVTAKALLRDHLNDLAEQDSTTIILTSHDTGDIEHICRRVILIDHGRKVVDEDLGELRRSFMGRKILRLVTDEESPQSPVSEAEIAQSGPHSLTLVVDTARLPVDRAVAACLANLSVKDLTIEDPPLEDVIKRIYAQQGRGA, via the coding sequence ATGCACACCATAGACGTGCGCGAATTACGCAAGGCGTTCGCCGCCCCCAAGAAAAAAGGCGGGACCGAGATGGTGGCGGTGGACGGATTATCCTTTGCCATCTCGCCCGGGGAAAAGGTGGCCTTTATCGGTCCGAACGGGGCAGGGAAGTCCACCACGCTTAAAATGCTGTGCGGCATCTTGCATCCCAGCTCGGGCGAGGCTTTGGTCGCGGGCTTCGTGCCGTGGAAGCAGACCCGCGCTTTGGCGCATAAACTGGGCATCGTCTTTGGCCAACGATCCCAATTATGGCCCAGCCTGCCGGTGCGGGACAGTTTTGACATGCTGGCGGCGATCTATAGCCTGGAGGGGAGCATCGCCCGTCAACGTCGTGACCGGCTGGTGGATATATTCGGCATCGTTGATTTGCTGGGCCAGACGGCGCGTTCGCTGTCTTTGGGACAACGCATGCGGTGCGATATCGTGGCCAGTCTGCTGCATGGGCCGGATATCCTGTTTCTGGATGAGCCGACCATCGGTCTTGATGTCACGGCCAAGGCTTTGCTGCGCGACCATCTGAACGATCTGGCCGAGCAGGACAGCACCACGATCATCCTGACCAGCCATGACACCGGCGATATCGAACATATTTGCCGGCGCGTCATTCTGATCGACCATGGCCGCAAGGTGGTGGACGAGGACCTTGGCGAATTACGGCGCAGTTTCATGGGACGTAAGATCCTGCGCCTGGTGACGGATGAGGAATCGCCCCAATCCCCCGTATCGGAGGCCGAGATCGCCCAGTCCGGTCCGCATAGCCTGACCTTGGTTGTCGATACCGCGCGCCTGCCGGTGGATAGGGCGGTGGCGGCATGTCTGGCGAATCTATCCGTCAAGGATTTGACCATCGAGGATCCCCCGCTGGAAGATGTGATCAAGCGCATCTACGCGCAGCAGGGAAGGGGGGCATGA
- a CDS encoding ABC-2 family transporter protein, with protein sequence MSQIRYIAALLRLNLKSQMMQPRRYFWMALAMFLQNCVFFVMWPILMAKVQHIQGWDLSDIFKIFGVGAFAIGLNNLVADGSGMIAQKVLDGDLDTYLARPRHVLPQLALTQSNPSGLGDVLWGLMMLGLSGLSLEQWPGALLIGVCAAFIFQASVIAFQSLIFFLDVGGYFADQLEMVLLCLTTVPQHTQSLGMKFLMFSAVPAGFLALLPVEILRGHWEWLPVMVLAAACYMALAVWVFYLGLRRYTSAAGFMSRTG encoded by the coding sequence ATGTCTCAGATTCGCTATATCGCCGCGTTGCTGCGCTTGAACCTGAAATCGCAGATGATGCAACCGCGCCGCTATTTTTGGATGGCTTTGGCCATGTTTTTGCAAAACTGCGTGTTCTTCGTCATGTGGCCGATTCTGATGGCTAAGGTGCAACACATCCAAGGGTGGGATTTGTCGGATATCTTCAAGATATTCGGCGTCGGCGCGTTTGCCATCGGTTTGAACAATCTGGTCGCCGATGGCAGCGGCATGATCGCCCAGAAGGTCTTGGACGGAGATTTGGATACGTATCTGGCGCGGCCACGCCATGTGTTGCCGCAATTGGCCTTGACGCAAAGCAATCCTTCGGGCTTGGGCGATGTGCTGTGGGGTTTGATGATGCTGGGTTTGTCGGGTCTTAGCCTTGAACAATGGCCCGGGGCGTTGCTGATTGGGGTGTGCGCGGCGTTTATCTTTCAGGCCTCGGTTATCGCGTTCCAGTCCTTGATCTTCTTCCTGGATGTGGGCGGCTATTTCGCTGATCAGTTAGAAATGGTTCTATTATGCCTGACGACAGTACCGCAACACACGCAAAGTCTGGGCATGAAGTTTTTGATGTTCAGCGCGGTTCCCGCCGGATTCTTAGCTCTTTTACCGGTCGAGATTCTGCGCGGTCATTGGGAATGGTTGCCCGTCATGGTGTTGGCGGCGGCGTGTTATATGGCGTTGGCGGTGTGGGTGTTTTATCTTGGCCTGCGGCGTTACACCTCGGCGGCTGGGTTTATGTCGCGCACGGGTTGA
- a CDS encoding DNA translocase FtsK 4TM domain-containing protein, with protein sequence MKRAITIRPSGPNAAAQKNRGKIPLLPEAWRQYLRRRAEDGLAVALLILSAYALLALASYDSMDSSWNVAGGRGISNLAGTGGAILADALLQSVGLGALLVPLILGAWGCHLLIHRPLPVMPLRVMAALGGIGMCALAAGAVSGQSGGMLGFLLARPFASLMMSLGVPTALIGLPALAIGLLLAGWAGGLTFAKSHALMGGFASVTGKHLIPVLRDMFGSSKRPDTTSSSQLSMPTESGFQIAIAAKGDDRPVSTPKRAPRSKLPATAIPVEENGEGPQLPPLDLLQQHTASQRPTQMTDELVQRNARLLEGVLADFGIKGAITRASPGPVITLYELEPAPGVKSSRVVALADDIARSMSASSARIAVVPGRNALGIELPNPRRETVWLRELLLAEEFTKAPARLALALGKDISGAPVMADLARMPHLLVAGTTGSGKSVAINAMILSLLFRLKPEQCRLLMIDPKMLELSVYEGIPHLLAPVVTEPRKAVVALKWAVREMEERYRAMSRLGVRNIEGYNQRLSEARRRGEVLTRKVQTGFDPDTGRPVFEEQPLDLTELPSIVVIVDEMADLMLLAGKDIEAAIQRLSQMARAAGIHLIMATQRPSVDVITGTIKANFPTRISFQVTSRIDSRTILGEQGAEQLLGQGDMLFMTGGGRMARVHGPFVRDEEVEAVVRFLKTQGTPEYLDDVTVDEEGEELFSEDEASGAPGTGDPLYDKAVDLILREGKASTSFLQRHLQLGYNRAARIIDRMEREGVITGADHVGRRRVMGGGE encoded by the coding sequence ATGAAACGCGCCATCACGATTCGCCCTTCCGGCCCCAACGCCGCCGCGCAAAAAAATCGCGGCAAGATACCCTTGCTGCCCGAGGCTTGGCGTCAGTATCTGCGCCGCCGCGCGGAAGACGGCCTCGCCGTCGCGCTATTGATTCTTAGTGCCTATGCCCTGCTGGCTTTGGCCAGTTACGACTCCATGGACAGTTCGTGGAATGTCGCGGGTGGACGGGGAATCTCGAACCTGGCCGGAACGGGCGGAGCCATATTGGCCGATGCCCTTTTGCAAAGCGTGGGGCTTGGGGCCTTATTGGTGCCGTTGATCTTGGGCGCATGGGGATGTCATTTGTTGATTCACCGTCCTTTGCCCGTGATGCCGCTGCGCGTCATGGCGGCACTGGGCGGGATTGGCATGTGCGCTTTGGCGGCGGGCGCGGTCTCGGGCCAGTCAGGCGGCATGCTGGGATTTTTATTGGCGCGGCCTTTTGCATCGCTGATGATGTCCTTGGGTGTGCCCACCGCTTTGATCGGTCTGCCCGCCTTGGCTATCGGTTTGCTGCTGGCCGGATGGGCGGGAGGGCTGACCTTTGCCAAAAGCCATGCCTTGATGGGAGGCTTTGCATCCGTGACAGGCAAGCACCTGATTCCGGTTTTGCGCGATATGTTTGGCTCGTCCAAGCGGCCAGATACCACTTCGTCGTCCCAGCTTTCCATGCCAACCGAAAGCGGATTTCAAATCGCGATCGCCGCCAAGGGAGATGATCGGCCCGTTTCTACGCCCAAGCGCGCGCCGCGATCCAAACTGCCCGCCACCGCGATCCCCGTCGAAGAGAACGGCGAAGGCCCGCAGCTTCCCCCCTTAGACCTGCTGCAACAGCACACGGCATCTCAACGTCCCACGCAGATGACCGATGAACTGGTGCAACGCAATGCCCGACTGCTAGAGGGCGTGTTGGCCGATTTTGGCATCAAGGGGGCGATTACCCGCGCCAGCCCCGGCCCTGTCATCACTTTGTACGAGCTGGAACCTGCGCCGGGGGTAAAGTCTTCGCGTGTCGTGGCCCTGGCCGATGATATCGCGCGTTCGATGAGCGCGTCATCCGCCCGCATCGCCGTCGTGCCCGGACGCAACGCGCTGGGCATCGAATTACCGAATCCGCGCCGCGAAACCGTCTGGTTGCGCGAATTGCTGTTGGCCGAAGAGTTCACCAAGGCCCCTGCCCGTCTGGCCCTGGCTCTGGGCAAGGATATCAGCGGCGCGCCCGTCATGGCCGATCTGGCGCGCATGCCGCATCTGTTGGTCGCTGGCACCACCGGCTCGGGCAAATCCGTGGCCATCAACGCCATGATCCTGTCCTTGCTGTTCCGCCTAAAGCCCGAACAATGCCGACTGCTGATGATCGATCCCAAAATGCTGGAATTGTCGGTCTATGAAGGCATACCGCATCTTCTGGCCCCCGTCGTCACCGAGCCGCGCAAAGCCGTCGTGGCGTTGAAATGGGCGGTGCGCGAGATGGAAGAACGCTATCGCGCCATGTCGCGCCTGGGCGTGCGCAACATCGAAGGGTATAATCAGCGCCTATCCGAGGCACGGCGACGCGGCGAGGTTCTGACCCGCAAGGTACAAACAGGCTTTGATCCCGACACGGGCCGTCCCGTCTTCGAGGAACAGCCCCTGGACCTGACCGAATTGCCGTCCATCGTGGTGATAGTGGACGAAATGGCCGATCTGATGTTGTTGGCGGGGAAAGACATCGAGGCCGCCATTCAGCGCCTATCCCAAATGGCGCGTGCGGCAGGCATTCATCTGATCATGGCCACGCAGCGCCCTTCGGTGGACGTCATCACCGGCACCATCAAGGCCAATTTTCCGACGCGCATCAGCTTTCAAGTCACCTCGCGCATCGACAGCCGCACCATCCTGGGCGAACAGGGTGCCGAGCAGCTTTTGGGGCAAGGCGATATGTTGTTCATGACCGGCGGTGGCCGCATGGCCCGCGTGCATGGTCCCTTCGTGCGCGACGAAGAGGTGGAGGCCGTGGTCCGCTTCCTAAAAACCCAAGGCACGCCCGAATATCTGGACGATGTGACGGTGGACGAGGAAGGCGAGGAATTATTCTCCGAGGACGAAGCCAGCGGCGCGCCCGGCACCGGCGATCCGCTTTATGATAAAGCGGTGGATCTGATTCTGCGCGAAGGCAAAGCCTCGACCAGCTTCCTGCAACGCCATCTGCAATTGGGCTATAACCGCGCCGCGCGCATCATCGACCGCATGGAGCGCGAAGGCGTCATCACCGGCGCCGACCATGTCGGCCGCCGCCGCGTGATGGGCGGGGGTGAATAA
- a CDS encoding response regulator gives MRIYDNDSEKHLIEMIDHLRDAPSTWRALHFHFSALQPENRQIRQLQSAINILQGALGQYQGGAYLCRDSDFIVIYEHKPGASLDTMMLDMRFLFADDPLASAGYVSGQPDGFFTAYDLSIGFEQFFYLCLHKLSLTNHVMPSMAGMVENKAVPNDFVMPDLRSFRKTASERAERKQIKILVVEDSYFSRQMIRQALSAQHEMLLAKDGKEGLFQYLTYAPDITFLDIGLPHLSGHDILRRISEADEQAFVVMLTASNHSSDINHAIALGAKGYIVKPFTVGKLQAYIDLYLDKVKNNRGSGTS, from the coding sequence ATGCGAATCTATGATAACGATTCTGAAAAGCATCTGATTGAGATGATAGACCATTTGCGCGACGCGCCTTCGACTTGGCGCGCGTTGCATTTCCATTTTTCAGCTCTGCAGCCCGAGAATCGTCAGATACGCCAGCTGCAATCGGCGATCAATATCCTACAAGGCGCGCTCGGCCAATATCAGGGCGGGGCGTATTTGTGTCGCGACAGCGATTTTATTGTGATTTACGAGCATAAGCCAGGGGCATCCCTTGATACGATGATGCTCGATATGAGATTTCTATTCGCGGATGACCCTTTGGCCTCGGCTGGCTATGTGTCGGGTCAGCCCGACGGTTTTTTTACGGCTTATGATTTGTCTATCGGATTCGAGCAGTTCTTTTACTTGTGCCTCCATAAGCTATCCCTGACCAATCATGTCATGCCCAGCATGGCAGGCATGGTCGAAAACAAAGCTGTTCCAAACGACTTCGTGATGCCGGATCTACGCAGTTTTAGAAAAACTGCCAGCGAGAGGGCAGAACGTAAGCAGATCAAGATTCTGGTCGTCGAAGACAGTTATTTCTCGCGCCAAATGATTCGCCAAGCCTTGTCTGCGCAGCACGAGATGCTTTTGGCTAAAGATGGCAAGGAAGGCCTATTTCAATATCTGACATACGCGCCGGACATTACCTTTTTGGATATCGGTCTGCCGCATCTGAGCGGTCACGATATTCTAAGGCGGATTTCCGAAGCAGATGAGCAAGCATTTGTCGTGATGCTGACTGCCAGCAACCACAGCAGCGATATCAATCACGCCATTGCCTTGGGAGCCAAAGGCTATATCGTCAAACCGTTCACGGTCGGCAAGCTGCAGGCCTATATCGACTTGTATTTAGATAAAGTCAAAAATAACCGGGGCAGTGGAACATCATGA
- a CDS encoding response regulator, which translates to MILPDLLTAWDAIGINVHPNMIWIALMVAGITYILIYISYGRTIHASMKSDGLLTKNSHKISHHKIAGHWSPIFMTILIGIPTSMFLAGYILYLESRQEELFYKQRAMQMQSVVEQRLQSLLGALGSISTLFDAVDYVTGAEFKQFVTPIFVRQPEIDSMVWVPFVRVDRKAAFESDAQVTYREFKMRKLDGSELNEKPEGYFPIYYQQPDSGKETGLDLGTDPTIAKEFDNAIKAGSISVAQGFQSLDHSRFAAGRHKNSLPIYPVSHGFMRTVLNFNRAQPETDYPHFLVFQPVYRKAMPTQALEERREGLMGFAVMVLDMRKLLDVTDKSERNAYMLKDIQMVIAEDVVVDNGSTEETQESYAFISGIVNAAQHVFYGGNDNTFVHKWYLHIGLKTLKISFAYDKPAQNLMSHKIFFFVLMICLSVVVLMATILFNMHSLTKAKLAAETATNAKSDFLANMSHEIRTPMNGIMGMLALLLDTDLSRQQRQWAQIASTSAEELLSLINDILDLSKIESDYLVFEMTPFDLHAVLEGATDIIQPRAQAKGIQLLVQVDMTLPRYVIGDPMRLRQIVINLLGNAIKFTHSGHMLLRVNVQHITETEVTILVEVEDTGIGIPINKQSYIFNKFSQAEESTTRKFGGSGLGLTISQKLARMMGGEIGVHSMEGQGSTFWFTARLALDVSRGVVVVDPCPIARNGRVLVVESYALHRSILRGLFHDWNMDCDAVASAEEAVQFLKESMSAGRPYRFMLWDGNLYENEQQKVFSQICSMRKSNPIYTILCVTADRLPNSDEIESQSCISGILTKPVFPSLLADMLNALATSRLDEKQTLLTRQILTVAAERNASDPKTTAVLDSVHVLLVEDRPVNQLLMQTILQKIGCQVEPALNGVEAVFKAERGYFDIIFMDCHMPEMDGFEATLKIRQFEQTTGAHVPIVALTADAMKGDKDKCLSVGMDDYLNKPVKAAAIMNMIRNYVSATKIKDG; encoded by the coding sequence ATGATCCTACCGGACTTACTCACTGCATGGGATGCTATAGGGATTAACGTTCATCCAAATATGATTTGGATAGCGCTGATGGTAGCTGGGATCACCTATATTCTGATCTATATCTCGTATGGCCGTACAATTCATGCCAGCATGAAAAGCGATGGTCTGCTTACTAAGAACAGCCATAAGATATCTCATCACAAGATCGCTGGGCATTGGTCGCCGATCTTTATGACGATCTTGATCGGCATTCCTACGTCGATGTTCTTGGCAGGATACATTTTGTATCTGGAATCTCGTCAAGAAGAGCTGTTCTACAAACAGCGCGCCATGCAAATGCAGTCGGTAGTCGAACAGCGCTTACAGTCGCTGCTTGGCGCTTTGGGCAGCATCAGCACGTTATTTGACGCGGTGGACTATGTGACAGGCGCCGAGTTTAAGCAATTTGTGACTCCCATCTTCGTCCGCCAGCCTGAAATCGACTCTATGGTCTGGGTTCCCTTTGTGCGCGTGGATCGTAAGGCTGCTTTTGAAAGCGATGCTCAGGTAACCTACCGCGAATTCAAGATGCGCAAACTGGATGGTTCTGAGCTGAATGAAAAGCCGGAAGGCTATTTTCCAATCTACTACCAGCAGCCAGATAGCGGGAAGGAAACAGGCCTGGATTTGGGAACGGATCCGACTATCGCAAAAGAGTTCGACAACGCGATCAAGGCAGGATCGATATCGGTGGCTCAGGGATTTCAGAGCCTAGATCATTCTCGTTTTGCGGCAGGAAGGCACAAGAACTCCTTGCCCATTTATCCTGTTTCACATGGCTTCATGAGAACGGTGTTGAATTTTAATCGCGCTCAGCCGGAAACAGATTATCCGCATTTTTTAGTTTTCCAGCCTGTCTATCGCAAGGCCATGCCAACGCAGGCTTTGGAAGAAAGGCGTGAAGGGCTGATGGGGTTCGCGGTGATGGTTCTGGATATGCGGAAGCTTTTGGACGTGACGGATAAGAGCGAACGCAATGCCTATATGCTCAAAGACATTCAGATGGTGATTGCTGAAGATGTCGTCGTTGATAATGGCTCAACAGAGGAAACTCAGGAGAGCTATGCGTTTATCAGTGGTATCGTTAACGCGGCACAGCATGTTTTTTATGGCGGGAATGACAATACCTTTGTCCATAAATGGTATCTACATATCGGATTAAAAACTCTAAAGATCAGCTTTGCATATGACAAACCGGCTCAGAATCTGATGAGCCATAAGATATTCTTTTTTGTGTTGATGATCTGTCTGTCGGTGGTCGTGCTGATGGCGACGATCTTGTTCAATATGCACAGTCTGACCAAAGCCAAATTAGCGGCAGAGACAGCCACGAATGCCAAAAGCGATTTTTTGGCCAATATGAGCCACGAGATTCGTACGCCCATGAATGGGATCATGGGCATGCTGGCGCTGTTATTGGATACGGATTTGTCAAGGCAACAACGGCAATGGGCACAAATAGCCAGCACTTCCGCCGAGGAACTCCTAAGCCTGATCAATGACATTTTAGATCTGTCTAAGATAGAATCCGATTATCTGGTCTTTGAGATGACTCCATTCGATTTACACGCCGTGCTTGAGGGAGCTACAGACATTATTCAGCCACGTGCCCAAGCCAAGGGCATTCAGCTGCTGGTTCAAGTGGATATGACCTTGCCGCGCTATGTTATAGGCGATCCCATGCGGCTGCGTCAGATTGTCATCAATCTATTGGGCAACGCCATCAAGTTTACCCATTCCGGCCATATGTTGTTGCGCGTTAATGTGCAGCACATCACGGAAACTGAAGTGACAATATTGGTTGAAGTTGAGGACACCGGAATCGGCATTCCGATCAACAAGCAATCTTATATCTTCAACAAATTCAGCCAAGCAGAAGAATCAACCACGCGCAAATTTGGCGGTAGCGGGTTGGGATTGACCATAAGCCAGAAACTGGCGCGGATGATGGGGGGCGAAATTGGCGTACACAGCATGGAAGGTCAAGGATCCACCTTTTGGTTTACCGCGCGTTTGGCGCTGGATGTCAGCCGTGGGGTTGTGGTCGTGGATCCATGCCCCATCGCAAGGAATGGCCGTGTTCTCGTGGTTGAGAGTTATGCCCTGCATAGATCCATCCTAAGAGGGCTTTTCCATGATTGGAATATGGACTGTGACGCCGTGGCTTCTGCAGAGGAGGCTGTGCAGTTCCTGAAAGAATCCATGTCTGCGGGTCGGCCCTATCGCTTTATGCTGTGGGATGGAAATCTCTACGAAAATGAGCAACAGAAAGTTTTTTCCCAAATATGTTCCATGCGCAAATCTAACCCAATCTATACCATTCTTTGCGTCACGGCTGATCGGTTACCCAATAGCGACGAGATTGAATCTCAGTCGTGCATTTCAGGAATCTTGACCAAGCCTGTTTTCCCTTCATTGCTGGCAGATATGTTGAATGCGCTGGCGACATCTCGTTTAGATGAAAAGCAGACTCTCTTGACGCGGCAGATATTAACGGTTGCCGCAGAGAGGAATGCATCTGACCCGAAGACTACTGCTGTACTGGATAGCGTACATGTCCTTTTGGTCGAAGACAGGCCGGTGAATCAGTTGTTGATGCAAACGATCTTACAGAAAATTGGTTGTCAGGTAGAGCCGGCTCTGAACGGCGTTGAGGCGGTGTTCAAAGCTGAAAGGGGGTATTTCGATATTATTTTCATGGATTGCCATATGCCGGAAATGGATGGGTTCGAGGCGACTCTAAAAATCCGTCAGTTCGAACAGACCACAGGCGCTCATGTACCCATTGTTGCTCTGACTGCCGATGCCATGAAGGGCGACAAAGATAAATGTCTTTCAGTAGGCATGGATGATTATTTGAATAAACCCGTCAAAGCAGCGGCAATCATGAATATGATCCGCAACTACGTCTCGGCCACGAAGATCAAAGACGGTTGA
- a CDS encoding ABC-2 family transporter protein has product MTMRPFLAAARLGASRAAHERASLIGQILIMLTLQISFGAIYRALPSAVLDSLGLNPALLMWYFTVTETMMIASFLPFKQVQQDIRNGMVEIHLLRPVSYGGLFMAEAMGAYAARVVLLLVPCWGAAWLLADGMWPWDGQSLALVFPSLLMAGWIMNTVHFVVGCSTLWTGQSEPIFWLWQKCTFLLGALLWPLVFFPDWLVRLAWMTPFPAMLATPAHMALPGMKHAWIGGLTHQVFWSIVAFGVVMGMEGILLRRWQRQAG; this is encoded by the coding sequence ATGACGATGCGACCCTTCCTTGCGGCGGCCAGGCTCGGGGCAAGCCGAGCGGCGCATGAGCGCGCCAGCCTGATCGGGCAGATTTTGATCATGCTGACCTTGCAAATTTCCTTTGGCGCTATCTATCGGGCCTTGCCGAGCGCGGTGCTGGACTCGTTGGGCCTTAATCCGGCACTGCTGATGTGGTATTTCACGGTCACGGAAACCATGATGATCGCCAGCTTTCTACCCTTTAAGCAGGTGCAGCAGGATATCCGCAACGGCATGGTGGAGATTCACCTATTGCGTCCCGTCTCTTACGGCGGATTGTTTATGGCCGAGGCCATGGGAGCCTATGCCGCGCGCGTTGTCTTGTTGCTGGTGCCGTGCTGGGGCGCGGCCTGGCTGTTGGCCGACGGCATGTGGCCATGGGATGGGCAAAGCCTGGCCTTGGTGTTCCCTTCTTTGCTGATGGCCGGGTGGATCATGAACACCGTGCATTTCGTGGTCGGATGCAGCACGTTGTGGACCGGACAGTCCGAGCCGATTTTTTGGCTCTGGCAGAAATGCACCTTTCTGCTGGGCGCGTTGCTGTGGCCTTTGGTGTTCTTCCCGGATTGGCTGGTGCGTTTGGCGTGGATGACGCCTTTTCCGGCCATGCTGGCCACCCCCGCCCATATGGCCTTACCAGGGATGAAACATGCCTGGATCGGCGGCCTGACTCATCAGGTATTTTGGTCCATCGTGGCGTTCGGGGTCGTGATGGGCATGGAAGGCATTTTGTTGCGCCGCTGGCAGCGCCAAGCGGGATAG
- the ftsY gene encoding signal recognition particle-docking protein FtsY, whose translation MSKDTSSSGGWLSRLTRGLSRSSEKLQDSLVSVFQRRKLDAATLDILEEALIEADLGPAVAARLRAALARERLDKDMDEGGARDLMAREIAAILAPVAQPLSVNATNRPHVVMFVGVNGSGKTTTIGKLAADLKAQGKSVLLVAGDTFRAAAVAQLQLWGERAGCPVMVGPEGADAAGLAFDALQRAQAENVDVVLMDTAGRLHNKAHLMAELEKVVRVMRKRDPTTPHDTLLVLDSTTGQNALAQVETFKSMLPLTGLVLTKLDGSGRGGVLVALAERFGLPVPLIGVGEGIDDLRPFEPESFARSLMGLEKLS comes from the coding sequence ATGAGCAAGGATACATCCTCTTCCGGCGGTTGGCTGTCTCGTCTGACGCGCGGGCTTTCGCGTTCCAGCGAAAAGCTTCAGGATTCGTTGGTCTCTGTCTTTCAGCGGCGCAAGCTGGATGCGGCGACATTGGACATACTGGAAGAAGCCTTGATCGAAGCCGATCTGGGACCTGCCGTGGCGGCGCGACTGCGCGCGGCCTTGGCGCGCGAACGGCTTGACAAAGATATGGACGAGGGGGGCGCGCGCGATCTGATGGCGCGGGAGATAGCCGCCATTTTGGCCCCCGTCGCGCAGCCTTTGTCGGTGAATGCGACAAACCGGCCCCATGTGGTGATGTTCGTGGGCGTCAATGGCAGCGGCAAAACGACGACCATCGGCAAACTGGCCGCCGACCTCAAAGCCCAAGGCAAAAGCGTCTTGCTGGTGGCGGGCGACACGTTTCGCGCGGCGGCGGTGGCTCAGTTGCAGCTTTGGGGGGAAAGGGCGGGCTGTCCCGTCATGGTCGGTCCCGAAGGCGCGGATGCCGCCGGCTTGGCCTTTGACGCCCTGCAACGCGCTCAGGCCGAGAACGTAGATGTGGTGCTGATGGATACGGCGGGGCGTTTGCACAACAAGGCGCATCTGATGGCCGAATTGGAAAAAGTGGTGCGCGTGATGCGCAAGCGCGATCCGACCACCCCGCATGATACGCTCTTGGTGCTGGACTCCACCACGGGGCAAAACGCCCTGGCGCAGGTTGAAACCTTCAAATCCATGCTGCCTTTGACAGGTTTGGTGTTAACCAAACTGGACGGCTCGGGCCGTGGCGGCGTTCTGGTGGCCCTGGCCGAGCGTTTCGGTCTGCCCGTCCCCTTGATCGGCGTAGGCGAGGGCATCGACGACCTACGCCCCTTCGAACCCGAATCCTTCGCCCGCAGTTTGATGGGGTTGGAGAAGCTGAGCTAA